In Lacerta agilis isolate rLacAgi1 chromosome 8, rLacAgi1.pri, whole genome shotgun sequence, one genomic interval encodes:
- the HSF4 gene encoding heat shock factor protein 4 isoform X4, giving the protein MQDSSTSLAMDGYPSNVPAFLTKLWTLVEDPETNHLICWSINGSSFHVFDQSRFAKEVLPKYFKHNNMASFVRQLNMYGFRKVVNIEQGGLVKPERDDTEFQHLYFLQGHEHLLEHIKRKVSIVKSEETKMRQEDLSRLLYEIQILRGQQETMECQVQDMKQQNEVLWREVVCLRQNHSQHEKVINKLIQFLFGQLQSSPSNAGIKRKLPLMLDDGNSAPQMTKFRKHLSLDPIHDSYFIQSPSAEPASCLNSPAVPGGPIISDVTEVSPSNAVVMQPASNRERETCLLLVKEEPISPEQKAASTDPAVPLIGCNVCSDPPVLPVAMVQSVLDGRGSCDVPQPASLQTLDRRGRRAPLDRVEISDPLDGADLNLEGLQILLRNQQYNLEAATTLDAFNPTISASEWNLNDVEANLSSFVFLHQDTDANCGSGEECK; this is encoded by the exons aatGGTTCCAGCTTCCATGTTTTTGATCAGAGTCGGTTTGCGAAGGAGGTGCTGCCTAAGTATTTCAAACACAACAATATGGCCAGCTTTGTGCGACAACTGAACATGT ATGGCTTTAGGAAAGTGGTGAACATTGAACAAGGCGGGCTTGTCAAGCCTGAACGCGAtgacactgagttccagcacctttatTTCCTACAaggccatgaacacctccttgaGCACATCAAAAGGAAG GTGTCCATTGTGAAAAGTGAAGAAACCAAGATGCGCCAAGAAGACCTTAGCAGATTACTGTACGAGATCCAGATCCTCCGGGGTCagcaagagacaatggagtgtcaGGTGCAGGACATGAAGCA GCAGAATGAAGTTTTGTGGAGGGAAGTTGTGTGTCTCAGGCAGAATCACTCACAGCATGAGAAAGTGATCAACAAG CTGATTCAGTTTCTCTTCGGCCAGCTCCAATCCAGCCCCAGCAATGCTGGAATAAAGAGAAAGCT ACCTCTCATGCTGGATGATGGCAACTCTGCTCCACAAATGACTAAGTTCAGGAAGCATTTGTCTTTGGATCCCATTCATGACTCCTATTTCATCCAGTCG CCATCTGCAGAACCTGCTTCATGCTTAAACAGCCCTGCTGTCCCAGGAGGGCCAATAATATCAGATGTTACTGAAGTGTCGCCATCTAATGCTGTGGTCATGCAGCCTGCTTCCAACAGGGAGAG GGAAACCTGCCTCCTGCTGGTCAAGGAAGAACCCATTAGCCCTGAGCAGAAAGCCGCATCCACAGATCCTGCTGTCCCCTTGATTGGCTGTAATGTCTGCTCAGACCCTCCTGTGTTGCCTGTTGCCATGGTTCAGTCTGTGCTAGACGGCAGAGGGAGCTGCGATGTGCCACAGCCAGCAAGTTTGCAGACACTTGACAGAAGAGGCAGAAGGGCACCTCTAGACAG AGTAGAAATCTCTGATCCTTTAGATGGTGCTGATTTGAATCTGGAAGGCCTTCAAATCCTTCTTAGAAACCAGCAGTATAATCTCGAAGCTGCCACTACTTTGGAT GCTTTCAACCCCACTATATCTGCAAGTGAATGGAATTTGAATGATGTGGAGGCCAATTTGTCCTCG TTTGTGTTTTTGCATCAGGACACAGATGCCAACTGTGGATCTGGAGAAGAATGCAAATAA